The nucleotide window GTCGCCACCGAGAACCAGCGTCGCCCGAGGATGGTGTCGGCGACAATCTCGGTGGGGGCCACACGGGCCATCGCCAACTGCCGCAGCACTGGCGCATCGTTGAGAATCGCGGCGTCAACGCGACTATCCGCGCGCACCACGAGGCCGTCCGCATCCAGGATCAGATGCGGATCGCATAGCGCGTCGAGCGGTAGGGTCTCGAGAGCGACCGCGAACATCACGGCTCCAGCAACGTGCAGAGCGCGCGCGACCGTCTTCGGTCGTGTCACCGCCGATCAGGCTGGCGGACTCCGGTGGGTTCCGCTCAGAGTATCGTTCGTCCCACCGGCTAGCTACAGTAAAAACCTGACAGGCGAAATCGGATAACCTGATGGGGTTGTGCGGTATCAGGGCAGGGCCGACGTCAGTCGCGGCGCGCGCCAGATGTGGATGAGCTGTTCGTAATCATACGCGAGCCTGATCAGACGCGGTTCATCAAACGCGCGACCGAAAAACGTCATGCCGGCCGGAAGTCGATGGTCGCGCGTGAAGCCCATCGGCACGGTGATCGCTGGGAAGCCGGTCGACGGAGAGAACAGCTGGCTGTTGTCGCCGTGCGGCGTGTTGAGATCACCAATCAGGCGCGGCGGATTGCTCCACGTGGGATACACGAGGGCATCGAGCTTGAGGGAATCCATAAGCTGCGTCACGGCGACGCGCAGGGCGCTGCGCACCTTCTCACGGGAGACGCACCCCGGCGCCGTTTCGGGGGGCTCGGTGGCGGTGGCGGCGTCGCGCAGCCGTTGCTCGACGGTGGGGTGATACTTCCGGCTGCGCAGCACCTCGTCGATGGTGTGCACCGGCGCGTTCGGCGCACGGGCCGCGAGATACCGCTCGAGATCGGCCTTGAAGCGATTGCACCCGCCTTGCTGGCGGCGCTGAATGACATCGAGTGAATCGACCGTGGCGGGATCGACGATGATCGCCCCGGCGCGACGCAGATCATCCACGGCCTTCTCGAAGACCGCTTTGACTTCCGGATCGAGCGTGGGGCGATCGTAGGCCTGGTGCAGCACGCCGATGCGCGCGCCCTTGAGCCCGCCGCGGACGAGCGCCTCGGTGTAGCGCGCGGCGCGCTTCGCATCGGCTGGCGCGGTGACGGTATCCTCCGGATCACTGTGCGCGATGACGTCGAACACGGTGACGGCGTCGGCCACGCTGCGCGCCATCGGGCCGGCAATATCGGCGACCGCATTGAGGGGCACGACGCCCGCGCGGGAGGTGAGCCCCATGGTGGAGCGGATACCCACGAGCAGCTGATGGGCCGACGGACCACGGATGGAGTTGCCGGTGTCGCTGCCCAGCCGCACGGCGCCGAAGCCGGCCGCGACGGCCGCCGCGGTGCCGCCACTGGAGCCGGCGGTGACGCGATCGAGCGCGTACGGATTGCGGGTGTACCCGGGCAGGATCGAACTCACCGTTTCGTACGGCGTGAAGGCCCACTCGGCGAGGTTGCTCTTGGCGAGCACGATGGCGCCGGCCTGCTTGACGAGGCGGACCATCGTGGCGTCCTGCCGCGGCTGCCACCCTTCGAGGGCGAGCGAGCCGGCGGTGGTCTGCAGCCCCACGGTCTCGAAGTTGTCCTTCACGATCATCGGCACGCAGTGGAGCGGGCCGACTGGTCCGCCCTTCGCGTAGCGCGCGTCAAGCGAGTCGGCCACGGCCCGCGCGGCCGGGTTGGTCAGAATGATCGCATTGATCGCCGGCCCCTTCTTGTCGAGCGAGTCGATGCGCGCCAGGTACGCGTCGACCAGCTGGCGGCAGGTCAGCGTACGGGCCTTGAAGGCGGCGTGGATGGTGGCGATCGACGCCGTGTCGATGGGGAAGCGGCGCGCCGGACGCGCGGCGGGCCGTTGGGCATCGAGGGACGAGGCGGCCACCATCGTGGCGGCCAGCAGGGCGGAGGCGAGGGGTCGGCGCATGCGGTAGAATATGGCGTCGGTCGAGTGACCGCGATGCAATGACCTTTTTGGAGCGATGCCATGCGTGCGAAGACCCTGACACTGACCGTGCTCCTGGCGAGCGGCCTGCCTCACCTGAGCGCCGCGCAGACGGTGACCCCAAAATTCGCCTGGCCCGCGGGGGCGACTGCCACGGTCGTGAACGAGGTGCGCACGACCGTCTCCGGTGCAGCCGCCGGGATGAGCATGAATGACTCGTCGGTCACGCGCACCACCTCCACGTTGGCCGTCCGCGCGCATCCGGAGGGGCTTGAGATCACCCAGAGCCGTGGCGTCGTGGAGAAGCTCGTGGCCAGCCGCCAGCCGCAGGAGACGGACCCGACGGCGATCGCCGCCATGGGGGGACAGTACATCGTGTCCCGCGACGGCCAGTTCGTCCGCCTCAGCAATGTGGCGGAGATGAAGCGCCTGATGGACTCCTTGATGGCGCCCACCATGGACCGGATCCGGCAGATGGCCCCGGGCATGGTGGCGACGCTGGAGCAGATGTCGTCGCCGGCGGCAATCGAACGACTGACCGCCAACGCCCATCGCGACAATTACCTGAGCATGTACGGACGCTCGTGGACGCCGGGCGATTCGGTGATCACCGCCACGTCGATGCCCTCGCCGCTCAATCCGGCGTCGTCGATCTCGATTCCGCGGGTGGTACGGTTTGACGGCGTGGTGCCCTGCGCCGATCCGACCCGCCGCGTCTGCTGGCAGTTCAGCACGCGCACGACGATCTCCCGCGAAACGCTGCGCCCCTCACTGCTCGAGATGCTCAAGCAGATGGGGATGAGCGAATCGATGGTGGATCAGATGCCGATCCCCGAAACGAACTCCGTCGCGCTCTCCCAGGTGGATGCCGCGACGATGCTGCCGCTCCGTCTGGAGTTGCGGACCACCGGTGGCGGCACCGGTGGCCCCGTCTCCGTGTTGACGGCGAGCTCCAACATCACGACGTACACCTGGAAGTAGCGGCAGGCGGCTGGTGGGCGTCGGCGCGTTACGCGGCCTGCGCTGCGCGCCCGATGCGCGCCTCCAGATAATCGACAAACGTCGCGAACGGGTCGAATCCGATGACGTTCACCGCATCGGCCACGAAGTTCGACAGCGCGTTGATGTCGTAGAAGTAGTGCTGCCCGTCGCGGTCGTCCACGAGGTACTCGATGCCGCCCACATCGATCTTCGCCGCCCGGGAGACGGCCTCCACCTGCGCGATAATGTGCGCCGGCGGATCGGCGCGCTCGACCCGCATGCCGCTCTTGGGCGCGTCCACCGCACAGGCGCCGCGCACCAGCTCGGCGCCGCTGGTCGTCTGACAGGCATCGGCCGGGCAGAGGTCGAAGGAGCCCACCGCCGGATAGACGTTGATGGCGTAGAGATACTTGCCGTTCAGCGTTTCCACCCGCGTGATGTGGCCATTGCGGAGCGGCGCGGCTTCCTGCACCAGCGCGGTGTGGTCGACGCCGAGATCCACCGTGCCGGCATCGACCGCGGCGGCCAGGGCCTCGCGGGAGTCGTACTTCACAATGCCGGCACCGCTGCCGCCGACATTGGCTTTCACGAGGACCGGGAACCGAAAACCCGCACTCGCGGCGAGCGCCTGCGAGGGATGGTTGATGGCGCGCGCGCGCGGATACGGCAGGCCGAGGGAGCGCAGCAGGTCCAGCTGATTCGCCTTCGACAGTTCCAGTGCGTAGGCGTCGGCGCCATTCACCACGGGGGTGCCGAGCCGCGCGAGATGGCGCAGCCAGTGGAGCGTGTAGAAGGTCGTCTGCCCGTGGCCCCGGAGGTACGCCGACGGGCTCGCGCGATTCACGACGAGCGACCAGGGCGCCTGAGTCTCCGAGGGATCGAACTGATGCGCGACGGCATCGAGCCGCTCGTAGGGAATCCCGCGACGGTCGAGCTCCGCGAAAAGCGGGCGGAACCAGTCGGGGTGTTCGTGATAGATCGCGATCGGACGGATGGTGGACATGAGCACTCCTCCTCCAGTGACGCCGGCCCACAAACGAAAAGCCCGGGCAGCAGCGCCGCCCGGGCATTCGCGTTTTAGCTCGTTGTTTTACGTGGCGGCAATAGGCGGCAAAGGACCACGAGTCGGTTGTCCCTTGAGCCTATTGAACGCCCCTGATTTAGTCAACTACTGAGAGTCTCAATAATCGATTATCGGAAAATCTACGTCCTGTTCAGGCGGCCTGCCGCCGACGGGCATTCAGCGACAGCCGGTCGGCCGGGCGGTTCTCCCAGTCGCGCGTCTTGAAGCCCTTCACCGCTTCGGCGAGCTGGGTCGCCTGGGCGGTCAGCTCTTCCGACGACGCCGCGGCTTCTTCGGCATTGGCCGCCACCTGCTGCGTGATTTCGCTCATGAGCGCGACGCCGTTGCCGATCTCACGCATGCCGGTGGCCTGATGGCTCGCGGCGGTCACGATCTCGTCGATCGTGATCGCCATCCGCTCGACATACTGACGCGCCGCGGTGAGCTGTTCCCGCACCGCCTCCTCGCGCTTCACGCCGCCGTCCACGTTCTGGATCTCTTCCTCGATCAGCGCCGCCGTCTGCTTGGCGGCTTCCGCCGAGCGAATGGCGAGCGCGCGCACTTCCTCGGCTACCACCGCGAAGCCACGGCCGGCATCACCGGCACGCGCCGCTTCGACGGCCGCATTGAGCGCAAGCAGGTTGGTCTGGAAGGCGATCTCGTCGATCGTCTTCACGATGCGCTGCGTGGCATCGGCCGACTGCTTGATGCGATGCATGTCGGCATTGAGCGCGACCATGGCCTCGCTCCCCTTCTGCACACTCGCCTTCGCGAGCTCCGCACTCGCCTTCACCTCGCTCGCCTGCTCCACCGAGCGCGCGGCAACGCTGGAGAGTTCGGTGAGCGACGCGCTGATCTCCTCGGCGCTCGACGCCTGCTCCGACGCGCCGTTGGCCAGCTGCTGCGAGCCCGACGAGAGCTGCACCGCAGCGTCATCGACCTGGAACGCCGCCTGGCGCACCTGCCCGACCGTCACGCGCAGCTGGTTGACTGCGGTGTTGAGGGCGGTCTGCATGCGAGCGAACTCGCCGCTGAATTCGCCGTCCATCTTCACTTCGAGATTGCGATCGGCCACCTGCTCGAGCGCCCGGCGCGCCTCGAGGAGCGGCGTGTTGACGGCCGAGAGGACGCCTTCCACACCCCGGAGCACGTCGACGTATCGCCCCTGCACCGGCCCCACATCCGCGTGGCCATCGAGGACGCCATCGCGCACCTGGCCTGCCAGCCGCTCGATCTCCTGCACGGTATGCCCCACGGCCGTCTGGGCCTTGAAGCAGGCCTCGATGGACAGATCGCACTGGTCGGCCATCTGATTGACGGCCACGCTGACGGCACCGAGTTCGTCGGTGGACGTATCGTCGGAGCGCGTGAGCGTATGGCGTTCGAGCGCCACGGCCTCGCCGCGCGCGAGGGCGCTGAGCGCCTCGCTCACCCGCTGGACACCATGCTCCTGCAGTTCGCGGATCTGCGCCGCGATGGCGGCCATGCGATCGCCGAGCGACTGCGCGATGACCCAGGCGAAGCCGAGACCGGCCGCGAAGAAGAGGGCGAAGCAGCCCCAGATGATGTACGTCGCGCGGGAGAACTGCTTGGTCGTGGACGCCTGCGTGGTGCGCGCGTCGGCCTGGATCTGATCGCCGAAGCGCTCCATCAGGTCCTCGACCGCCGTGAACTGCGCCGAGAACCGCTCGAAGCGCGTTTGCGCCTCGACCGGATTGGCGAGCACGACGTCCTGAACTGCCTTCGCATCGGCCGCGTACGTCTCGACCTCCTTGCGAAGCGCGGGCATGCCGTTCTTGATCGCCGGGTCCGTCACCATCTGGTCGGCCTTGTTGAGCGACTCGATGAAGCGCGCCGAGTGCTCGCCGAGCGACGCGACGGCCGAGGCGACGCCCGCGCTGTCGTGCCGCTGCGCCGCGAACAGCGACGCGACCACGTCCGCCCGCATGGCGTCGTGCATCATGTCGCTATCCATCTGGTAGCGCTGCGCCTCGTTGACCGAGACGAGTTCGGCGGTGGTACCACGTGCGAGATGCAACGCGGCCTGACCCGCGGTGGCGACCGCGAGAATGCCGACTGCGCCAACCAGTGCAACAGCACGCAACCGCGCGCGCAGGGTGGTGAAGGCAAAGACGGACACGGGACTATTACAGAAGAAAACGGCATTGAGGTGGCCAGCGTCGTCGCCAGCCGTATGCCCGCACGGTTTTCCCGTTAGCGGCACTTCATTGAGATATCGGATTGGGATGAATCCGACTTTAGCGTGAGGTTCGGACCGGCCACGTAACGAACAACCCGGGCGTTTCGGCCCGGGCTGTTCTGTCACACGGCTGGCACACGGCGCTCATCCGCCGGCTATTTGCTCCAGCTGTTGTCCTGCGTGTTCTTGTCCGGGAAGCGGCGATCGGGATCGAGTGTGATCTTCTCGATCGCGCGCCCGCCAAAGACCAGATCCAGCGTGTGCTGGCGGCTCCCGTCGAACCATACGTCCACCGGCACGGTCACGCGGGCGGTGGTCGCGTCCTTCATCACGGCGTTCTTCATGGGGCGAATCGCCGGCCCCTGTTCGGCGAACTTCACCTCGAGCACGATGGGCGCTGGCATGTCGCCATCCTGCGCGACGGTCACGGACGTGCGGATGCCCTGCACCTTCACACTGGCGATGCGCCCGTCCACACTGCCCGTCGTGAACAACCACGCGTTCCAGAACCACCCGAGGTCGCGCCCCAGCGCCTTGTTCATGAAGAACATGTAGTCCCAGGGCGAGGGATGCTTGAACATCCACGCGGTGGCCCACTCCCGGTGCGCGCGCTGTACGGCCGTGTCGCCCACGATGCCGCCGAGCATGGAGAGCATGAGCGGCGTCTTAGAGTAGGTGGTGAAGCCGTAGAAGCCGGGACCCGCGTAATTCGCGTTCCACATCATCGGCGGTTCGGCTTCATTGCCGCTGGTGCGGCCGTAGCTCTGGCCAAGCCCGTCGAAGACCGGCGGCTTCTTCGCGGCGTCGGCGTCGGAGAGAATGTTCATATACTGATTGAAGCCCTCATCCATCCAGCCGTACCACGTTTCGTTGTTGCTCACGACCATGGGCCACCACTGATGCCCGGTTTCGTGGTCGGCCGCGCCCTGGTTGGAGTTGATGACCATCGGATACTCCATACCGGCGCTCGGCCCGTCCTGCAGCGTGAGCTGCGGGAACTGATACGGGAACCAGAGCCCCGAGTAGTACTCGAGGGCGTGGCGGGCGATCTCGCCGGCGCGCGCATACAGATTGGCACGGCCCGGCAGGAAGAGCATATGAATGGGCACCACGCCCTTGCCGGGGATCGTGGCGCGGGTGGCCTGCCAGACATACTTCTTGGCCGTGGCCCACGCGAAGTCGTTCACCGTGTCGGCGTGAAAGCGCCAGGTGAGGCGCCCGGTGCTGCTGGTCGCGGTGGCCTGCCCCGGCCCCACCTCATCCGGGCCGACAATGGTCGTGATGGCGTCGCTCTGGGTTACCTTGGCGAGTTGCTCGCGCGCCTTGGCGGTGAGCACCTCCTGCGGGTTCTGCAGGATGCCGGTGCCGCTCACGATCCAGCCGGCGGGCACATCGATGTTCACATCGAACGTGCCGAAGTTGTTGTAGAACTCCGACGGGCCGAGGTAGAGTTCGCTGTCCCAGCCGCGGAGATCGTCGTAGACCGCGACACGCGGGAACCATTGCGTGGGCTGGAAGAGCGAATCGGCCCACCGCTGCGTCATGCGGTGCCCCGTGCCGGGGCCCCCCGCAAGCTTGTGCGTCCAGTCGATCTCGAGCCGGGCCGTGGCGCCCGCCGCAATCGGGCTCGCGAGACGGACGCGCGCGTTGGTGGACCGACCGGCGAGCAGTGTGTTGCCACCGGCGGCGTTGGCGGCATTCTGCTGCGCCGTCTGAATGGCACGGGCGCCGTCGGGACCGGCGGTCGTGACGGGCGCGTTCGACGCGATGTTCACCGGCTGCCCATCGATGGTCATGCGCGAAATGAGCATGCCGTCGGTCACTTCGGCGATCGTCCACGTCGCGGCGTGCGGCGCGTTGCCCAGAAAGATGTTCGGGTCGAGCCGCAACCCGACCTCGCGCAACGACTCCGGGCTGGTGTTGCGGATCGTGATCCGCGCCTTGCCGGTGAGCTTCTGCGTCGCCGGATCGAGCGACACGTCGATGGCGTAGTCGGTGCGCAGCTGCCAGTACTTGGCGCCCGGGCGACCGGTTGAGTCGCGGGTCCCGGCGGCCATCGCCTTGCGAATCGCGTTGGTGAGCGGGATGTCGCGGCGCACGGCGCGGGGTGGGATGGTGCCCTGCGCGGCGAGCGACGTCGCGGCCACGGCGGCGGCGACGGAGGTGCAAAGAAGAATGCGGAGCATCGGCATCAGGAAAGGGTCGGATAAGCGACCCTTGATGCTAGCCTGATCAGCTCCGCGAGGCGAACTGGGACAGGAGCCCGTGGATTTCCGACGGGAGCACCGGCTTGACCAGATGGTGGTCGAAGCCGGCGGCTTCGGAGCGCTTCCGGTCTTCGGGGTGCCCCCAGCCGGTCAGCGCGATCAGGAGGAGCGGCGCCTCACCCTGCTGGGCGCGCATCTGGCGGGCGGTCTCGTAGCCGTCCATGACGGGGAGCCCGATATCCATGACCACGGCATCGGGACGACGTTCGAGAAAGCGCTCCAAGGCGCTGCGCCCGTCGTAGGCCACCAGCACCTGCACCCCGACGCGCTCGAGGAGGAGGGCGAGGGAATCGGTCGCGTCGACATTGTCATCGACGATCAGGACGGTCGAGATCGCAGGCGGATACCCCACGGCACTGGTCATTGGGAGAGTGTACCGGGGCCATGGCGCGCCGGCAATGCAGCCGTTGGGCGGCAGCGCCCAGCCTGCCTTACGGCGTCAGCGACGCCCCCTGCGCCTGCTGCACCGCCCGTTCCAGCGCCGCGGCAGTAATGCGCCGGTGCGAGGCATGCCAGAGCACGCGGCCGCCACGTACCACCAGCGCCTGCGGCGACTCATGACGGACCTGCGTCACCTGTTCCAAGGCATTGGACAACGGGCGCTCGGTCTGCACCACGACCACGCGGGTGGCCACGTCGGGATTGGCGGCCACGAAGGCATCGTACTGCTGCTTCACGTGGATGGAGATCGAGCACGTCGCGCTGTGCTTGAAGACCACCAGGGGCTCGGCGGCCTGAACCAGTTGCTCGGCCTCGCTCACGGCGGCCGACGGTGCCGGACGGGGCGCGGCCACACGGGCCGCGGTGGGGAGTTCACCGGTCGCGCGCAGCGCGAGCTGCGCCTGCAGCCGCGTGGCCAGGGTGCCGAACGACTGCGCCCCCGAGAAGCGCTCCACCAGGGTGCCACGATCAAAGAGCAGCAGCGTGGGGAGGGCGCGCACGTCGAACCGGGTGACCGTTTCGAGGTTGGCATCGGCGTCGAGCTTGGCGATGCGCGCCTGTCCGTCGAACTGCTCGGCGAGGCGCTGCATCACCGGGTCGAGGGCCTTGCAGGGCGCGCACCACGCGGCCCACACGTCGATCAGCACGGGTTCGGACGCGCGCAGGACGTCGGCGTCGAAGGAGGCGTCGGTGAGTTCCAGAACGGGCATGCTGAAAGCTAACGGGGGCGCGAACCCCCTCCGCCGCACGCCGAACGGTGCCGGGACGCACAGCGCCGCCGCACCGGGACCGAGGCCCCCGCACAGCGGCGCACCAGCGTGTGCGTCCGAGCTATTGTGCCCAGCTGAGCGTCGCGAGCGCGATGCGATACTCCTTCGCCTGCGCATCGTACACAATGCGATAGCGCGCGGGATACCATCCGGCCTTGCCGAAATTGCCGGGCGCCGCCGCATTGGGCACCGGTGGCACGACCTGCTCAAAGGATCCAATCACGGCCGTCTTGAGCGACAGCAGGTACTCGCGGGTGATCATCGGTTCCAGGAACGTCCACCGGCCGTTCCACGACCCGTAAATGAACGTCTTGTCGAACTTGGGGAGGAGCGCCCACGCTGGATTGTTGAAGCGGGCGAGTTCGGGCGCGCAGCCGCAGAGCCAGTGCGTGCCCATCATGGGGACTGGCGGGCCGGAAAAGTACCCGGCGGGGGCGTTCTGCGGCGGAATGAATGCCGCCGCCGGCGGGGGCCCAACCCACGGCGCGATGCTCATCACCTCGGCTTCCGGCACCGTGTAGAAGTGGAAGTCGAAATGCGGCTCGTCGTACACGTGTGGCGGCTCGTGTCCCTGCGGATTCCAATCGAGCATCATGAACGTGTAGGGCGCCGGCGCTTTGCCCGGGAAGGGCAGATGCAACATCTGCATGTCCGTGCCCAGTCCATCCAGGACGGTCTCATCGAACGCGATGCCGATTTCCAACGGCGTTTTCCCATCCTTCGTATCGGTTACGACGTACGCACGCGCCTTGCCCTTCCCCAGCGACAGCGGCGTGCCGTATTGGCGATTCACGCCTGGCGTGTCGTAACCCGCTCGGGCGAAGGCGGCATCGCCGGTCGGCGCGATTGCGCTGGAGTCGGTGCAACTCGCGAGCAGCACCGCGCTGCCGGACATGGCCCCGAGGGCCGCACGTACTCTGGAGCGACGAGACAACATGGCATCCTCATAGTCGACGTGATCGCCAACGCCGATCGGGGTTGGCGCACGGCGACCATAGCCTCGCGAACACCCACGTGCGAGCAAGCACAGCGGTAGCTACAATATTCGGCGACAAGATGTCGGCCTCTTCATCCTTCTGACCCCAGACTCATGCGGCGGTTTGCTTCGATCCTGAGTGCGTGCGTGCTGAGTGCGGCGCCGCTCCTCGCCCAACGCCCGCTGACGATGGCCGGCCGCTCACCGGTGTACGCGCCGCGCGGCATCGTAGCCACCAGCCAGCCGCTCGCGTCGGCGGCGGGGCTCGAGGTGCTGCAGCACGGCGGTAACGCCATCGATGCGGCCGTGACCGCGGCGGCCGTGCTGAGTGTGACCGAACCGATGATGACCGGGATCGGCGGCGATCTGTTCGCGCTGATCTGGATCGCCAAGGAACAGAAGCTCGTGGCGCTCAACGCGAGCGGGCGCGCGGGTGCGCTCATGACGCGCGATGAACTGCTCAAGCGCGGACGGACGCGCAGCATCCCGCGTGGCGTCGAAACGATCACCGTGCCGGGCGCGCTCGCCGGATGGCAGACGCTGCTCACGACGTACGGCTCGAAGAAGCTCGCCGACGTACTGCAGCCGGCCATTCGCTACGCGCAGGATGGCTTTCCGCTCACGCCGGTGATCGCCGAGGATTGGGTCGGCCAGGAGACGTTCCTCAAGCGCGACAGCGGCGCGGTGGCGACGTTCCTGCCGGGCGGGCGCTCACCGAAGGCCGGTGAGTGGTTCCGCAATCCGGACTACGCCAGCACGCTCCGCACGATCGCGCGCGATGGCATCGGCACCTTCTATGGCGGCCCGCTCGGGCAGAAGCTCGTGGCGCGCGTGCAGCAGCTCGGCGGTTTTCTCACGCTCGACGATCTGAAGAAGAACCAGCCGACGTGGGTGACGCCGATGTCGGTGCCATTCAAGGGCTATCGCCTGTGGGAATTGCCGCCCAACAATCAGGGCGTCGCCGCGCTCGAGATGCTCCGCATCCTCGAGCCGTATGATCTCAAGGCGATGGGGCACAACTCGGCGGCGTACCTGCATCATCTCATCGAAGCGAAGAAGCTCGCCTACGCGGACCTCACGCGGTTCGTGGGCGACGCCGATCATCTGGACATGCCGGCCGACCGCATGCTGAGCGAGGCGTTCATCGCCGAACGCCGCAGCCATCTGGATGCGACGAAGGCCATGACGCGGGTCGATCCCGGCCCGCTGCGCACGTCCAGCGAAACGATCTATCTCACCGTGGCCGACAGCGCCGGCAACATGGTGAGCTTCATCAATTCGCTGTACGACGAATTCGGCTCGGGGATCGTGGTGCCCGGGACCGGCTTTGCGTTGCACGATCGCGGCGCAGGGTTCACCCTGGAGCCGAACCTGCCGAATACCGTGGCGCCGGGGAAGCGCCCGTTTCACACGCTCATCCCGGCGTTCCTCACCCGCACCGAAGGTGGCAAGGAACGGCCGTTCATGAGCTTCGGCGTAATGGGTGGCGCCATGCAGGCCCAGGGGCACGTGCAGGTGGTGCTGAACATGCTGGTGTTCGGCATGGACGTGCAGCAGGCGATCGATGCCGCGCGCTTCCGCCATCTCAACGGCATGAACGTGGCGCTCGAGGCGCCCATCACGGACGGCGTGCGCAATGCGCTGCGCGCGATGGGCCATGTCATCACCGACGAGCGCCAGACGCAGTTCGGCGGGGCCCAGGCGATCGTGCGGCTGCCTCGCGGGTGGGTCGGCGGGAGCGATCCGCGCAAGGACGGGATGGCCGTGGGCTACTGAAGCCCGAGCTCGAATACCGGTGGCAGAGGCTTGATCTCGCACGGAGGCACGGCGACGCGCTCCTTACATCACGATACGCACGTCGATCCCGCCGATCGGGAGCGTGCAGTACCACGCCTTCTCAACCGTTACTGACTCGACGGGATAGAGTCGCCCGCCCTGCGCGAGTACGTCAGCGACGGTGATCTCCACTTCAACCCGGGCTTCGGGGTGCGCCCCGGTGATGCCCTTCATCGCGCGGAGCTCCATCGTCTCCTGCCAGTTGGGCGTGGGCGTCTGCGCGAAGGCGAGCCCCTTGCCGAGTGATTCGGCCTGCACGAGATGACCGGCCCCATACACATCGACCACCGATTCCACCGGATGCGGATTGGCGTGCAACCGGAAGGAGTCGGATGTCCCCGCTGGCGCGAGCGACATGAAGACCGCCTCGCGATAGAGCCGGGTCTCGGGGGTGAGGCCGTTCTCGGCGAGGACGCGGAGGACCGCGTCGGGCGTGTGCGCAGCAGACATGCGTCGAGGCTGAAGGACTAGGGGCGCGAGCTGACGGCCACCGGCACATGCGTGAAGCGCTGCGCGATCGGCTGGCTGAGCCCCATGACAAACAGGGTCGCCACCAGCATAGCGGGATAGACGCGATCGCGCACGCCCGCCCGGCGATCAGACCAGATCAGACACCCCAGCCAGACGGCTCCGGCCGCCAAGGCAAAGTACGATCCCGCGATCGGGTCTACCTGAAACAGGCGCATGCACCACCGTCCAAGCCCCGGCGCCAAACCGATCAGCGAGGTGGCGGCCATCGCGCGTGCGTGGATCGCGGGGCGACGGACGTTCGCCACGGCCGTTGCGAATAGGCTGAGGAACAGGAGCAGCAGGCCGCTGTCCATGATCAGGAGGAACCACCCAATCTGACCCCCGCGCGGATCGGCCACGGCGCGCGCACCGGTGACCTGCAGCATGGGGAGGGCTGTGACGGTCATGGCCATCGCGAAGAGCACCCCCCAGAGCGCGAGTTGGCGGTGCGATTCGCGCCGGCGGCGCCGGATCAACTCGGCCTGGACGATGAGCACCACCAGCCAGCCGAGTGAGGCAACGCCGTGCACCGCGTGCGCGACGTCCAGTGTTCCAAGCCGGCTGGTGATGGTGCGCTGGAAGCCGAGGAGCGTGGTCAACAGCACGACCGAGAGCCAGATCGTGGCGCGGTCATGGA belongs to Gemmatimonadaceae bacterium and includes:
- a CDS encoding DUF5602 domain-containing protein; its protein translation is MSGSAVLLASCTDSSAIAPTGDAAFARAGYDTPGVNRQYGTPLSLGKGKARAYVVTDTKDGKTPLEIGIAFDETVLDGLGTDMQMLHLPFPGKAPAPYTFMMLDWNPQGHEPPHVYDEPHFDFHFYTVPEAEVMSIAPWVGPPPAAAFIPPQNAPAGYFSGPPVPMMGTHWLCGCAPELARFNNPAWALLPKFDKTFIYGSWNGRWTFLEPMITREYLLSLKTAVIGSFEQVVPPVPNAAAPGNFGKAGWYPARYRIVYDAQAKEYRIALATLSWAQ
- the ggt gene encoding gamma-glutamyltransferase, which codes for MRRFASILSACVLSAAPLLAQRPLTMAGRSPVYAPRGIVATSQPLASAAGLEVLQHGGNAIDAAVTAAAVLSVTEPMMTGIGGDLFALIWIAKEQKLVALNASGRAGALMTRDELLKRGRTRSIPRGVETITVPGALAGWQTLLTTYGSKKLADVLQPAIRYAQDGFPLTPVIAEDWVGQETFLKRDSGAVATFLPGGRSPKAGEWFRNPDYASTLRTIARDGIGTFYGGPLGQKLVARVQQLGGFLTLDDLKKNQPTWVTPMSVPFKGYRLWELPPNNQGVAALEMLRILEPYDLKAMGHNSAAYLHHLIEAKKLAYADLTRFVGDADHLDMPADRMLSEAFIAERRSHLDATKAMTRVDPGPLRTSSETIYLTVADSAGNMVSFINSLYDEFGSGIVVPGTGFALHDRGAGFTLEPNLPNTVAPGKRPFHTLIPAFLTRTEGGKERPFMSFGVMGGAMQAQGHVQVVLNMLVFGMDVQQAIDAARFRHLNGMNVALEAPITDGVRNALRAMGHVITDERQTQFGGAQAIVRLPRGWVGGSDPRKDGMAVGY